From Phoenix dactylifera cultivar Barhee BC4 unplaced genomic scaffold, palm_55x_up_171113_PBpolish2nd_filt_p 000397F, whole genome shotgun sequence, a single genomic window includes:
- the LOC103697217 gene encoding 1-aminocyclopropane-1-carboxylate synthase-like — protein sequence MEFDAPNYPLLSKMATNDGHGEKSSYFDGWKAYDSDPFHPTENPEGVIQMGLAENQLCLDLMQEWIKKNQRASICTEAGVSEFKAIANFQDYHGLPEFREAIAKFMGKVRGEGINFDPARIVMSGGATGAAEILAFCLADPGEAFLVPTPYYPAFDRDLRWRTGIQLFPIHCESTNHFKITQSALESAYEKAQQANIRVKGVLVTNPSNPLGTTLDKKTLRTLVSFINAKRIHLICDEIFAGTVFSEPRFVGVSKILEEDPNCDQSLIHITYSLSKVLGLPGFRVGVVYSYNDTVVRCARRMSSFGLVSSQTQYLLASMLSDDEFTTELIAESRRRLSKRHEIFTSRLAQEGIQCLESNAGLFCWMNLKMLLKESTVEGELELWRRIIDDMKLNVSPGSSFHCSEPGWFRVCFANIDDETMEVALQRFKSFMRRAKKKRWQNGLRLSFPRRFEGMTTMTPMTPMTPSLLSPHSPVVRATTPA from the exons ATGGAGTTCGATGCACCAAACTATCCACTTCTTTCGAAGATGGCAACCAATGATGGCCACGGCGAGAAATCGTCTTACTTCGACGGGTGGAAGGCTTACGATAGCGATCCATTCCATCCTACCGAAAACCCAGAGGGAGTCATTCAAATGGGTCTAGCCGAAAACCAG CTTTGCCTGGATTTGATGCAAGAGTGGATTAAGAAGAACCAGAGGGCCTCCATTTGCACTGAAGCGGGAGTTTCAGAATTCAAAGCGATCGCAAATTTCCAGGATTACCACGGCCTGCCTGAATTCAGAGAG GCCATTGCCAAGTTCATGGGGAAAGTGAGAGGAGAAGGAATCAATTTTGACCCTGCGAGGATAGTGATGAGCGGTGGAGCTACCGGGGCTGCCGAAATATTGGCCTTTTGTTTGGCTGACCCTGGCGAAGCATTCCTTGTTCCAACGCCATATTATCCAGC ATTCGATCGAGACCTCAGGTGGAGAACAGGAATCCAGCTCTTTCCAATTCACTGCGAGAGCACCAATCATTTCAAAATCACCCAGTCCGCACTTGAATCTGCTTATGAGAAAGCCCAGCAGGCGAATATTAGAGTTAAAGGGGTCTTAGTAACCAACCCATCAAATCCACTGGGGACAACCTTGGACAAAAAAACACTAAGAACCTTGGTCAGCTTCATCAATGCCAAGAGGATCCACCTAATCTGCGATGAGATTTTCGCAGGGACCGTCTTCAGCGAGCCCAGATTCGTTGGCGTCTCCAAGATACTCGAAGAGGATCCTAATTGTGACCAAAGCCTCATCCACATCACCTACAGCCTCTCCAAGGTCCTCGGCCTCCCTGGATTCAGGGTTGGCGTGGTCTACTCCTACAATGATACAGTGGTTCGCTGCGCTCGTAGGATGTCGAGCTTTGGACTAGTCTCCTCACAAACACAATACCTGCTTGCCTCCATGCTATCAGATGATGAATTCACAACCGAGTTGATAGCAGAGAGCAGGAGGAGGCTATCGAAGAGGCACGAGATCTTCACTTCTCGGCTTGCGCAAGAGGGAATCCAGTGTTTGGAGAGCAACGCCGGGCTGTTCTGCTGGATGAACTTGAAAATGCTTCTCAAGGAATCCACAGTTGAAGGAGAACTCGAGCTGTGGCGCAGGATAATTGACGATATGAAGCTCAATGTGTCGCCCGGTTCCTCATTTCATTGCAGTGAACCTGGGTGGTTTAGGGTATGCTTTGCCAACATAGATGACGAGACCATGGAAGTTGCCCTTCAAAGGTTCAAGTCATTTATGCGCCGGGCGAAAAAGAAGAGGTGGCAGAATGGGCTTCGCTTAAGCTTTCCTCGGAGGTTTGAGGGCATGACCACCATGACCCCCATGACCCCCATGACCCCAAGCTTATTGTCACCGCACTCTCCTGTTGTTCGAGCCACCACTCCAGCTTAG